One Bacillus amyloliquefaciens DSM 7 = ATCC 23350 DNA window includes the following coding sequences:
- a CDS encoding helix-turn-helix domain-containing protein, giving the protein MFITFKVGKCRIPELCKKRGISLSQLAAMVGVSKTQMSDYVSLRNLPSIERTYNIAMMLGCAPEDLYEWIEVSDSNTEG; this is encoded by the coding sequence GTGTTTATTACGTTTAAGGTCGGCAAATGTCGGATACCCGAACTATGCAAGAAACGCGGAATCAGTCTCAGTCAACTCGCAGCAATGGTCGGAGTATCAAAAACGCAAATGTCCGATTACGTCAGCCTTCGGAACCTGCCGAGCATCGAACGAACCTACAATATCGCAATGATGCTCGGTTGCGCGCCCGAAGATCTGTACGAATGGATTGAGGTATCCGACAGCAACACGGAGGGTTAA
- a CDS encoding DNA polymerase, whose product MEGLRLNLNALKPAAPKSDAVEATAKRKAKAKTAEPIEESWRKIFAMKLSDADRKRVTEVKAAMDAGKLARDPADCVNKAGNPKAFSKAEALRLWKTLQEAQREETLRQMVENTPNNYELITTEERFQALIDALNNEEIIAVDTETTGVDVYTDVIVGLSLTLPNADWHVYIPVEHVDCEQLSRAYVLEGLAPVFNDESIGKVLHNAIFDIAMLRRHGFDLKGVAWDTMTAMHLLNENESDRALGGAGSFKLKDLAPKYLKTPADTFDALFGRNAQFKEVPLDIALVYAAKDTELTWKLYEFQRYHMAKIPTILDYYQTVEIPLLYVIVDLEANGYILDLDFAKEYGEKLHKRAEELRKELVAELTPFHEGDEPINLNSTHQMRPALSKAIGKDLSNMDAKKTLKPLKDDYEIIAKLLEYKNIVKLSGTYIDTLPTKQNPTTERWHSRFNPMGTVTGRFSSGKDEEDKTQQGFNVQNQPPEARPMFGPPPGKLLVGADFKAQEIRCVAYLSGEPVLINAFLEERDPYATMASNFYKRPHEEVYKNADGSDTKERKKMKVAWLATLYGMSDYSLADMLGVGKKEATEFKEELFGSMPKLSAWLKENEEFVRKNGYVWADLNARKRRLPDAKLPRKNIPYGKWNDPKYDDARKHNSRINRALRQATNARVQGSSSIQTKVTMIKAHEYCANKPGWALWSTVHDELIFEVPEDFTWEEAQEIRDIMLNSYRWGDVVPNGTDIEVMRKWGEGVPVEEWFKNKEAV is encoded by the coding sequence ATGGAAGGCTTACGGTTAAACTTGAACGCGCTGAAGCCGGCGGCGCCGAAATCTGACGCAGTAGAGGCGACGGCCAAGCGGAAGGCGAAAGCCAAAACCGCCGAGCCGATTGAGGAAAGCTGGCGCAAGATATTCGCGATGAAGCTATCGGATGCCGATCGCAAAAGGGTAACGGAAGTCAAGGCGGCCATGGATGCGGGCAAGCTGGCGCGTGATCCGGCTGACTGCGTTAATAAGGCCGGCAACCCTAAAGCGTTCAGCAAGGCGGAGGCGCTCCGGTTATGGAAGACGCTTCAGGAGGCGCAGCGCGAAGAAACCTTGCGGCAGATGGTCGAGAATACGCCGAATAATTACGAATTAATTACGACTGAGGAACGATTTCAGGCGCTGATCGATGCATTAAATAACGAAGAAATTATCGCAGTTGATACCGAGACGACTGGCGTAGATGTTTATACGGACGTAATCGTTGGGCTTTCGCTAACATTGCCAAACGCTGACTGGCACGTTTATATACCGGTGGAGCACGTTGATTGCGAGCAGTTAAGTCGCGCATATGTACTCGAAGGTCTGGCGCCTGTATTTAACGACGAATCAATCGGCAAGGTTTTACACAACGCGATATTCGATATTGCGATGCTTAGGCGGCACGGATTCGATTTGAAAGGCGTCGCTTGGGATACGATGACCGCGATGCACCTTCTGAACGAAAACGAGAGTGACCGGGCATTAGGTGGAGCCGGTTCGTTCAAGCTCAAAGACTTAGCGCCTAAATATTTAAAAACACCGGCAGACACTTTCGATGCTTTGTTCGGCAGGAATGCGCAATTTAAAGAAGTTCCGTTAGACATAGCGCTAGTTTACGCCGCGAAGGATACGGAATTAACGTGGAAGCTGTACGAATTTCAGCGTTATCACATGGCGAAAATACCGACGATTTTGGACTATTATCAAACCGTTGAAATTCCGTTACTGTACGTAATCGTCGACTTAGAAGCTAATGGCTATATTCTCGACTTGGATTTTGCGAAAGAATACGGAGAAAAGCTTCATAAGCGCGCGGAAGAGTTGCGTAAGGAATTAGTCGCAGAGTTGACGCCGTTCCATGAAGGAGACGAACCGATAAATCTAAACTCGACCCATCAGATGCGGCCCGCACTTTCGAAGGCAATCGGCAAGGATCTTTCGAATATGGACGCTAAGAAAACGCTCAAGCCATTGAAAGACGATTATGAAATAATAGCGAAACTTCTCGAGTATAAAAATATCGTTAAGCTAAGCGGTACGTATATCGACACGCTGCCGACAAAGCAAAACCCAACAACTGAGCGTTGGCATTCGCGATTCAATCCGATGGGAACCGTGACGGGCCGATTCAGCTCCGGAAAGGACGAAGAGGATAAAACGCAGCAAGGGTTTAACGTGCAGAATCAGCCCCCGGAAGCACGTCCGATGTTCGGTCCTCCTCCCGGAAAGCTGCTAGTAGGCGCCGACTTTAAAGCGCAGGAAATCAGGTGTGTGGCGTACTTATCAGGCGAACCAGTACTGATTAATGCGTTTTTAGAAGAACGCGATCCATACGCAACGATGGCATCGAACTTCTACAAACGACCGCACGAGGAAGTTTATAAGAACGCTGATGGTTCCGATACAAAAGAGCGAAAGAAGATGAAGGTCGCTTGGTTAGCTACACTGTACGGAATGAGTGATTATTCTCTTGCGGATATGTTAGGCGTGGGTAAAAAAGAGGCGACCGAGTTTAAGGAAGAGTTGTTCGGAAGTATGCCGAAGCTGTCGGCGTGGTTAAAAGAGAACGAAGAATTTGTGCGAAAAAACGGATACGTTTGGGCTGATCTGAATGCGCGAAAACGCCGGCTACCAGACGCTAAACTCCCACGCAAAAACATTCCGTACGGAAAATGGAATGATCCGAAATACGATGACGCAAGGAAACATAATTCACGAATTAATCGCGCTTTGCGTCAAGCGACAAATGCTCGCGTACAAGGGTCGTCGTCTATTCAAACGAAAGTCACGATGATTAAAGCGCACGAATATTGCGCTAACAAACCGGGATGGGCGCTGTGGTCAACGGTGCATGACGAACTCATTTTCGAAGTTCCGGAAGATTTTACGTGGGAAGAAGCGCAAGAAATTCGCGATATCATGCTTAACTCGTACCGTTGGGGAGACGTTGTGCCAAACGGTACGGATATCGAAGTCATGCGCAAATGGGGCGAAGGCGTGCCCGTAGAAGAATGGTTTAAAAATAAGGAGGCGGTTTAA
- a CDS encoding NUMOD3 domain-containing DNA-binding protein, producing the protein MKAVYKITNVKNGKVYIGSSSDSDKRKRDHFNLLRRGVHHNRPLQEEYNSFGEKAFEFEVLQSFEEIDRHELFEAEQYWIDRSDESLRYNLYCNAFGMSYEGDKNPMFGRTHSEGVKKKLSEINSGENNPWYNNAEHMEKMRSKITKRFDGRKHTKETRLKMSEAHKGRKKSDDERLKLRLNNGNKAGIYIDGVFYYSMSEASRQLGISRTTITSRVNNPRFENYYRCSEGVETNSKPEISTG; encoded by the coding sequence GTGAAGGCTGTTTATAAAATCACGAACGTAAAGAATGGAAAGGTTTATATCGGAAGTAGTTCCGATTCTGACAAAAGAAAGAGGGATCATTTTAACTTACTCAGAAGAGGCGTACACCACAACCGCCCTCTGCAAGAGGAATATAATTCGTTCGGAGAAAAAGCTTTTGAGTTTGAAGTACTACAGAGCTTCGAGGAAATTGATCGCCATGAATTGTTTGAAGCAGAGCAATATTGGATAGACAGGTCCGACGAATCTCTAAGATACAACTTATATTGCAATGCATTTGGTATGTCTTATGAAGGTGATAAGAATCCCATGTTTGGCCGAACGCATAGCGAGGGTGTAAAGAAAAAACTATCTGAAATAAATTCAGGAGAAAACAATCCATGGTATAACAACGCGGAGCACATGGAGAAGATGCGCAGTAAAATAACTAAACGCTTTGATGGGCGAAAGCACACGAAAGAAACGAGACTAAAAATGTCAGAGGCGCACAAGGGGCGGAAAAAATCAGATGATGAGCGCTTAAAGCTACGTTTGAACAACGGTAATAAAGCAGGAATTTATATAGACGGTGTTTTTTATTACTCAATGTCAGAGGCTAGCCGGCAGTTAGGAATAAGCCGAACGACTATAACAAGTCGCGTGAACAACCCAAGATTCGAAAACTATTATAGGTGCTCGGAAGGTGTAGAGACTAATAGTAAGCCGGAGATTAGCACCGGTTGA
- a CDS encoding group I intron-associated PD-(D/E)XK endonuclease, with product MLPQMRINGAAAELFVKGDLLMKNYVPFEPEIDNTECDIAVIQNGNLVRIQVKSARSEDLEKVKFDLTRSSAACRFYTKDDFDVLALYDFATNKIAYIDWRSITHKRSITLRYTDTPCKNGFVGENGRLFFDDYRELPQIIRSVSKEISA from the coding sequence ATGTTACCACAAATGAGAATCAACGGAGCCGCAGCCGAACTTTTCGTAAAGGGTGATTTACTTATGAAGAATTACGTACCATTTGAACCGGAGATAGACAATACGGAGTGTGATATTGCGGTAATTCAAAACGGAAATCTTGTGCGCATTCAAGTGAAAAGTGCTCGCTCCGAAGACCTCGAAAAAGTTAAATTCGATCTAACGCGATCAAGTGCAGCCTGTCGTTTCTACACAAAAGACGATTTCGATGTTTTAGCGTTATATGATTTCGCAACAAATAAGATCGCGTATATTGATTGGCGGAGTATTACACACAAACGAAGCATTACGTTGAGATACACAGATACACCCTGCAAAAACGGATTCGTTGGAGAAAATGGTCGGCTGTTCTTTGATGATTATCGAGAGCTTCCACAGATTATACGAAGTGTATCGAAGGAGATATCCGCATGA
- the nrdI gene encoding class Ib ribonucleoside-diphosphate reductase assembly flavoprotein NrdI has product MLIAYYSLTGNVRRFVAKTGLATVEIKPGLMLAEPFVCVTGTYGFGQVAGTVSDFLADNSDYLAGVAASGNRIWADNYAKAADIIAAQYGVPIVGRFELAGTDADVRQFIERVNALDE; this is encoded by the coding sequence ATGCTAATCGCCTATTACTCGCTGACCGGAAACGTCCGCAGATTTGTCGCTAAGACCGGCCTAGCAACCGTCGAAATTAAGCCGGGCCTGATGCTCGCCGAGCCGTTCGTATGCGTGACTGGTACGTATGGCTTCGGTCAGGTTGCCGGCACGGTTTCGGACTTCCTTGCGGATAACAGCGACTATCTTGCGGGCGTGGCTGCGTCGGGTAATCGTATATGGGCGGATAATTACGCAAAGGCGGCGGATATAATCGCGGCACAATACGGCGTGCCGATAGTCGGACGCTTTGAATTGGCGGGCACGGACGCAGATGTACGACAATTTATCGAGAGGGTGAATGCGCTTGACGAATAA
- a CDS encoding toprim domain-containing protein, whose product MPILNLGGRSVDVDIRYELEQFDWTRPTWGGERLLAASPFRYDRTPSFYVYLEDTVSAKAGYWGDSGAYDEEFARGGFVKLLAFLRGETEDDAIDYLLETYAPAAEGGRMALRLPKLKAVTKPEPLAESVLADTAPGANAYLTGRGIATAVQEEAGVSLAGNAVAIPWRLPNGRLANVKYRATKGKAFWYVKGGLPIRYLVYGMDLVYAQRIKSAVICEAEIDAMAWRSAGVPAIGTGGSTFNLQKADIIAQSPIEYLTVVTDNDKAGEKLRREIERYLSGKVRLAHGYITEVKDADELLIKRGTEALQDVYDRAEVVRNTLRLCSGIPVL is encoded by the coding sequence TTGCCGATATTAAATTTGGGTGGACGTTCTGTAGACGTCGACATTCGGTATGAACTCGAACAATTCGACTGGACCCGGCCGACGTGGGGCGGCGAACGCCTGCTGGCCGCCAGTCCATTCAGATACGATCGGACTCCGAGCTTTTACGTATACCTCGAAGACACAGTGTCGGCAAAAGCCGGCTATTGGGGCGACTCAGGCGCCTATGACGAAGAGTTTGCGCGGGGCGGGTTCGTTAAACTGCTCGCTTTCCTGCGCGGCGAAACCGAAGACGACGCAATCGATTACTTATTGGAAACGTATGCACCGGCGGCTGAAGGCGGACGTATGGCGCTGCGGCTCCCGAAATTAAAAGCCGTCACGAAGCCGGAGCCTTTAGCGGAATCGGTCCTCGCGGACACGGCGCCAGGGGCTAACGCTTACCTGACGGGCCGGGGCATTGCGACCGCAGTACAAGAAGAGGCCGGCGTATCACTTGCCGGTAACGCAGTCGCGATCCCTTGGCGGCTTCCTAACGGCCGGCTGGCAAACGTTAAGTATAGGGCAACGAAGGGGAAGGCGTTCTGGTACGTAAAAGGCGGCTTGCCTATCCGGTATTTAGTTTACGGAATGGATCTCGTATATGCGCAGCGGATTAAAAGCGCGGTGATATGCGAGGCGGAAATCGATGCCATGGCGTGGCGGTCTGCGGGTGTACCGGCGATCGGAACCGGAGGCAGCACATTTAATTTACAGAAGGCGGACATAATTGCGCAGTCACCTATCGAATATTTAACGGTGGTTACAGATAACGACAAAGCTGGCGAAAAGTTACGGCGGGAGATTGAGCGTTATTTGAGCGGAAAGGTGCGGCTTGCGCACGGTTATATTACGGAGGTGAAAGACGCTGATGAACTACTTATAAAGCGCGGTACAGAAGCGTTGCAAGACGTGTATGATCGTGCGGAGGTCGTAAGAAATACTTTACGTTTATGTTCGGGAATTCCCGTACTTTAG
- a CDS encoding DNA replication protein — translation MTNENTCVLADGCKAAGTDACTRHCTHFIAMHGASGGGGRSAAAGLPKEYRLVTLKNSPARADQSEAYKAAEAYAASFARQFEQSGPVAPADRIKDLYLFSESPGTGKTTTAAALLNEWLRVHYSGSLRRGLDPLQRPAYFLDVNAWQNDYNEFNRPRVPDSVAEPAAARYYRALEAAKKAPFAVLDDIGVRDATDGFRGDLHTVINARITNQLPTIYTSNIALDQLWQVFGERRLADRVGDLCREIEFVGESKRGMRR, via the coding sequence ATGACTAACGAAAATACTTGCGTACTCGCTGACGGATGTAAAGCGGCCGGGACCGACGCATGTACGCGGCACTGTACGCATTTTATCGCGATGCACGGCGCATCGGGCGGAGGAGGACGATCAGCGGCGGCAGGGCTTCCGAAAGAGTACCGGCTTGTCACGCTGAAGAATTCGCCGGCTCGCGCTGACCAATCCGAAGCTTATAAGGCGGCCGAGGCTTATGCGGCATCCTTTGCGCGGCAGTTCGAACAGAGCGGACCGGTTGCGCCGGCCGACCGCATCAAAGACCTATATCTGTTCAGCGAATCGCCGGGCACCGGAAAGACGACGACGGCCGCCGCACTTCTTAACGAATGGCTGCGCGTCCATTATAGCGGCTCCCTGCGGCGTGGCCTCGATCCGTTGCAGCGGCCGGCGTATTTCCTCGACGTAAATGCGTGGCAGAACGACTATAACGAATTCAACCGTCCGCGTGTTCCGGATTCAGTCGCAGAGCCGGCGGCGGCCCGGTACTATCGCGCGCTTGAGGCCGCAAAGAAGGCGCCATTTGCCGTGCTGGACGATATAGGGGTACGCGATGCAACGGACGGCTTCCGCGGCGATTTGCATACCGTTATTAACGCAAGAATAACGAATCAGCTACCGACGATCTACACGAGCAACATTGCGCTCGATCAGCTTTGGCAAGTATTCGGTGAGCGACGTCTTGCCGATCGGGTGGGCGACCTATGCCGCGAGATTGAATTCGTAGGCGAATCGAAAAGGGGGATGCGTAGATGA
- a CDS encoding DnaB-like helicase C-terminal domain-containing protein — MQYGTLLISKAIEANDPNALLRFNVSEADFQTQGERKAFRYVMDYAEKHRGQAPTAEMVANEVPEFQPDFNIEASYDYLAKNLKDRAAEREFIELMNGRIDPETNRQVQEPQLEKRFIEAQKSGDMGKFFEWLTGQAESLKMRTSVRNSVGTDIKRDIDKFKAEYENRKAGESFRIWRSKFDFVNKAMGGYVSSNVYVIYGKSGRGKSAVSLEEVTNCAMQGANVLIWSMEMGWYEVLVRLYVSISGTMGVTTATLDGVDMEAGFNSRDVRQGKLSDEFEAGFMEFLDRLNEIIPGNITVRAVDDEDFGSRTLRDLKSDIIETKADVVLVDPFYYLDYEANTSKTAGGDAANTSQKLRRLAGHTKTTIFALTQADEDDEKETEDGARELKLPQRKDVKKTKALLEDAALLIAVDTNAKEGRGLIGLNKGRDGGEGEVAEIIYLPQIGVVKQPEMGAGAADVFEF; from the coding sequence ATGCAGTATGGAACTTTGCTAATATCGAAAGCCATCGAAGCGAACGATCCGAACGCCCTTCTGCGCTTCAATGTTTCCGAAGCCGACTTCCAAACGCAGGGCGAACGCAAGGCCTTCCGGTACGTTATGGATTACGCGGAGAAACACCGAGGCCAAGCGCCGACTGCCGAGATGGTTGCGAATGAGGTACCGGAATTCCAGCCGGATTTTAATATCGAAGCCAGTTACGATTACCTTGCGAAAAACCTCAAGGACCGGGCAGCCGAGCGCGAATTTATCGAGCTGATGAACGGACGTATTGATCCGGAAACCAATCGCCAAGTTCAGGAGCCGCAGCTCGAAAAACGATTTATTGAAGCGCAAAAAAGCGGAGATATGGGAAAATTCTTCGAGTGGTTGACGGGGCAGGCCGAAAGTCTTAAAATGAGAACAAGCGTTCGAAATTCGGTCGGGACGGATATCAAACGGGACATCGACAAGTTTAAAGCGGAATATGAAAACCGTAAGGCCGGCGAGTCCTTTCGGATCTGGCGCAGCAAATTCGATTTTGTTAATAAGGCAATGGGCGGCTACGTTTCGTCGAACGTGTACGTGATCTACGGAAAGTCGGGCCGGGGTAAATCGGCCGTATCGTTAGAAGAGGTCACTAACTGTGCGATGCAGGGGGCGAACGTTCTGATTTGGTCGATGGAAATGGGCTGGTACGAAGTGTTGGTGCGTCTGTACGTATCGATTTCCGGAACCATGGGCGTTACGACTGCGACTTTGGACGGCGTCGATATGGAAGCCGGCTTCAATTCTCGCGACGTACGTCAGGGCAAACTATCCGACGAGTTCGAGGCGGGTTTTATGGAATTCCTTGATCGTCTTAACGAAATCATTCCGGGAAACATTACGGTGCGAGCTGTCGACGACGAAGACTTCGGCTCAAGAACCCTGCGCGATCTAAAATCGGACATTATCGAAACGAAAGCCGACGTCGTGCTTGTAGATCCGTTTTATTACCTCGACTACGAAGCCAATACGTCAAAGACGGCAGGCGGAGACGCGGCTAATACTTCGCAAAAACTGCGCCGTCTGGCCGGGCATACGAAAACGACGATCTTTGCGCTCACACAGGCAGATGAGGATGACGAGAAAGAAACGGAAGACGGAGCGCGCGAGCTTAAGCTGCCGCAGCGTAAGGACGTCAAGAAAACGAAAGCCCTGCTCGAAGATGCTGCGTTATTGATCGCAGTTGATACGAACGCGAAAGAAGGCCGCGGCTTGATCGGATTGAACAAAGGGCGCGACGGCGGCGAAGGGGAAGTCGCAGAGATCATCTATTTGCCGCAAATCGGCGTAGTAAAACAGCCGGAAATGGGCGCCGGGGCTGCGGACGTGTTCGAGTTTTAG
- the nrdF gene encoding class 1b ribonucleoside-diphosphate reductase subunit beta, giving the protein MFYAQNVKQFWLPEEISLNGDLLSWKALGPAEQTTYMRGLAGLTLLDTEQGNTGMPIIAKHIAGHQRKAVLNFMAMMENAVHAKSYSNIFMTLAPTETINEVFEWVKTNPYLQRKAALITGLYRDIKEGDAISLYKALVASVYLESFLFYSGFYYPLYFAGQGKLTSSGEIINLIIRDEAIHGVYVGLLAQEIYGKQDPDVQLEMRDFAVELLTELYDNEVAYTEDLYDAVGLTHDVKRFLRYNANKALQNLGFDPYFEEERPNPIVMNGLNTKTKSHDFFSQKGNGYKKATVEALKDSDFYFGE; this is encoded by the coding sequence ATGTTCTACGCGCAGAACGTTAAGCAGTTTTGGCTCCCGGAGGAGATTTCGCTAAATGGCGATCTCCTTTCGTGGAAGGCGTTGGGCCCGGCCGAGCAGACGACCTACATGCGGGGCCTCGCCGGGCTGACGCTATTAGACACGGAGCAGGGAAACACCGGAATGCCTATCATCGCGAAACATATCGCCGGCCACCAACGCAAAGCCGTCCTTAATTTCATGGCGATGATGGAAAACGCAGTCCATGCGAAGTCCTATTCGAATATATTCATGACGCTCGCGCCTACCGAAACAATTAACGAAGTTTTCGAATGGGTTAAGACGAATCCGTATTTGCAACGGAAGGCGGCTCTGATAACCGGCTTATATCGCGACATAAAAGAAGGCGATGCCATTTCGCTATATAAGGCGCTTGTGGCTTCGGTTTACCTCGAAAGCTTCCTGTTTTATTCCGGCTTTTATTATCCGTTATATTTCGCCGGCCAAGGCAAGCTCACGAGCAGCGGCGAGATCATTAACCTTATTATTCGCGATGAAGCGATCCATGGCGTGTACGTCGGCTTATTGGCGCAAGAGATTTACGGAAAGCAAGATCCGGACGTTCAACTAGAGATGCGCGACTTTGCCGTCGAGCTACTGACGGAGCTGTACGATAATGAAGTCGCATATACCGAGGACCTATACGATGCGGTCGGCTTAACGCACGATGTAAAACGATTCCTTCGTTACAACGCGAATAAGGCGCTACAAAACCTCGGCTTCGATCCGTATTTCGAAGAGGAAAGGCCGAATCCTATCGTCATGAACGGACTGAATACGAAGACGAAATCGCACGACTTCTTCTCGCAAAAAGGCAACGGCTATAAGAAGGCGACGGTCGAGGCGCTCAAAGATTCGGATTTTTATTTCGGCGAATAA
- a CDS encoding helix-turn-helix domain-containing protein: protein MTDEHQRLVSVESQSEYNVTSGKAETRIFVKMYVDAVKKGLIADIGAERWQTLCVLSSFMNANGECYPTQDQIASALNLSRAAANRRIKALCEYRWQERPLVVKQKARDPKTQRWDNARYTIMPISQLAIFDGDTEELT from the coding sequence ATGACCGACGAACATCAGCGTCTCGTATCCGTCGAATCTCAATCGGAATACAACGTCACGTCCGGCAAGGCCGAAACGCGCATCTTCGTTAAGATGTACGTCGACGCCGTCAAGAAAGGCCTTATAGCGGATATCGGGGCGGAGCGTTGGCAGACTCTTTGCGTACTGTCTTCGTTCATGAACGCTAATGGCGAATGTTACCCGACGCAAGATCAGATAGCCAGCGCGCTAAATCTCAGTCGGGCTGCGGCGAACAGGCGGATCAAAGCGCTGTGCGAATATCGGTGGCAAGAGCGGCCGTTAGTCGTAAAGCAGAAGGCGCGGGACCCGAAGACGCAGCGATGGGATAACGCAAGATATACGATCATGCCGATCAGCCAGCTCGCGATATTCGATGGAGATACGGAGGAGCTTACGTAG
- a CDS encoding group I intron-associated PD-(D/E)XK endonuclease, protein MNSRGMIGYASERLVESDLLFQGIVVLNPSQPDLEYDLVAQIGNENFKIQVKTGKRKDDKVLVADIRKSASPRNPYKKLHYTKDDVDIFAITDPETRRVAYYPAGEVSREITFRFEKRKCRNGYAERLFNDFTDIKAAIEKLFSLQRIS, encoded by the coding sequence ATGAATAGCAGAGGAATGATCGGGTACGCATCAGAAAGACTAGTTGAATCAGATCTTCTTTTCCAAGGGATTGTCGTTTTAAATCCAAGCCAGCCAGATTTAGAGTACGATTTGGTTGCGCAAATTGGGAACGAAAATTTCAAAATACAGGTTAAAACAGGAAAGCGGAAAGATGACAAGGTTCTAGTAGCGGACATTAGAAAATCAGCAAGCCCACGTAACCCATATAAAAAACTGCACTATACAAAAGACGATGTAGACATTTTTGCGATTACAGATCCGGAAACGAGAAGGGTAGCCTATTATCCTGCGGGCGAAGTCAGTCGAGAAATAACTTTCCGTTTTGAAAAGCGAAAATGCAGAAACGGGTATGCTGAGAGGTTGTTCAATGATTTTACAGATATTAAAGCTGCCATAGAAAAACTGTTTTCGCTGCAGAGAATATCCTAG
- a CDS encoding AimR family lysis-lysogeny pheromone receptor — MEAIRRELCDFIEDHDIKYSQIAKELRVDKSSMTKFKKDGTIGFRALVVMAHLLFPKDPDSKISSWCIQLDDTSKEMVKQAFEYAAITRNTKLLEHLINEHKGKYHLKSYVSMYRTILNYMDMKISIKEMIQEMNEFKASKDKELHILAGIYKCYGNYSLGEYFLVISEAMEIGRSINKMNDKRELFIKECYIHRFAEMIAPTYLKLNNLKGAAHYANIILQANISPKLKADATYLLGMTKLLHNPDESIKYFEKSYSLMRLTGVDYLINDSYNNLVMAKAYQYRSDTQKLSKYLETLEEVVYLEEGDSFYECLKIYEKGGVDNLLEGHRKFLYKSNFFISALIASDLLSTGIHPYLLETLSSYKHNKKEMFYFEEDFIECFSDRSVFFSSRTA; from the coding sequence TTGGAGGCGATAAGACGAGAACTTTGTGACTTCATCGAGGACCATGATATAAAGTATTCTCAGATAGCAAAAGAACTACGTGTTGATAAATCATCGATGACAAAATTTAAAAAAGATGGCACGATCGGCTTTAGGGCATTAGTAGTTATGGCGCACTTATTATTTCCAAAAGATCCAGACAGTAAGATTTCGAGCTGGTGCATACAGTTAGACGATACCTCTAAAGAGATGGTTAAACAAGCATTTGAGTATGCTGCGATAACCAGAAACACTAAGCTACTTGAACACTTAATTAATGAACATAAGGGGAAATATCATCTAAAATCGTATGTTTCTATGTATCGTACTATATTAAATTATATGGATATGAAAATATCGATTAAAGAGATGATTCAAGAAATGAACGAATTCAAGGCTTCAAAAGATAAAGAGCTTCACATACTAGCTGGAATTTACAAGTGTTATGGAAATTACAGTTTGGGGGAGTACTTCCTCGTGATTTCTGAGGCGATGGAAATTGGAAGAAGCATAAATAAAATGAATGATAAAAGAGAGCTATTTATAAAGGAGTGTTATATTCATAGGTTTGCGGAAATGATAGCTCCCACATATCTCAAATTAAATAATCTTAAAGGGGCGGCACATTACGCGAATATCATACTACAAGCTAATATATCTCCAAAATTAAAAGCAGATGCCACCTATCTTCTAGGAATGACCAAATTACTTCATAATCCAGACGAGTCAATTAAATATTTTGAAAAAAGTTATTCTCTAATGCGACTAACTGGTGTAGATTATCTCATAAATGACTCTTATAATAACTTAGTAATGGCAAAAGCGTATCAGTATAGAAGTGATACACAAAAGTTAAGTAAATACCTTGAAACTTTAGAGGAGGTGGTTTATTTAGAAGAAGGAGACAGTTTTTATGAGTGCTTAAAGATCTATGAAAAAGGGGGTGTTGATAATCTTCTTGAAGGCCATCGTAAATTCTTATATAAGTCAAACTTCTTTATTTCAGCGCTTATAGCTTCAGATCTACTCTCCACAGGCATACACCCTTATTTATTAGAAACATTGAGTAGTTACAAACACAACAAAAAGGAGATGTTTTATTTTGAAGAAGATTTTATTGAGTGTTTTAGTGATCGCAGCGTTTTTTTCAGCAGCCGGACAGCTTAA